ctaaaataaacatCATAAATCCTTATGTACAGAATCACCACCGCCACCACTGCACCTCTTTACCTTCGTACATTCCGCTCCTCCTTGCCAtcatctctttcttctttctttcctcttcatCTGTTAGGATCAACGAACACCTTTTCTTGCCTCCCATCGATTCTACTATAACAACAAGCAATAGGAAGTGACACTGATATAACTCATGTCGTGAACACCGTGGCAACGAAGCATCTGTCCGTCTTCCTCCTCTGGTTCCTATTGCTATTGATGCTAGTAAtaacattatatatttttagatatagaaatttaaaacttttttgtTCTGAGGACTAAAACGAAAAAGGCAATTCATGAGTATTTGATTATGTTTTTAATGCTTGGATTTGTGCTCTGTTTTCCAttaacaattttcttttagtgtTTTCATTTTTGCTTTGTTTCCACtcttatacatatatacacatataaaCACTTGTTTTATCTCCTTTTGTTACCGTTagtaaaaactaaataaataattgtgcTAAACTGTAGCTATCCAACCATATATAACTCTTGCTGATTATGGATCCAGCAGATACGGGTTTGCCATTAAAAATAGGGTTAAGGGATGTTGGACGGTGCGTTTCATAGCCAATCAACGTTgatcaattaaaagaatataaatttaagaataatatttagtaaatttttgGAATAACATAGCATTTCAACAAAAGCACAAAGACACGAGAGAGAATTTAGCGTTGAAAATTATTTCTCAAACATTCAATATTAATTCCAAACaaatttatgttatatatcaaacatataactgatattatatactaatatataaaagGTATTAATAGATCATAATCGTGTTTACTCTTTAATGTATCATGTGAAATAGAAATGtgatttttgatattaatatttgcaatctaattcacaaaaaattgaaatcatttttttttttttttagacaaAGCTTAATCTTCtgtttaaaagaaattcagatgaagaataatataataattataatgataattatattGAGACTTCACCGCCAGCAAATATAAATGACGTAGGGTCAAAGACATGAAAGGTTGTTAAATTGTCATAAACGCAGTATTGCAGGATTCAGGATGCCCTTGCTTGCACGTACATGGATGCagtgaaaatatttttaccaCCAGCATCCGACGGTACACCCCTTTTTCACCGCGCGGTAACCTGGGAAGTGGGAACCGAACTTTCTTTGTTCTCACCTGCCGTCATGTCCACGTGTGAACCGAGTGTAGCCACACTATCATTTGATTTTTCCTCGTTTTAGATATGTGTCCCGTCCAACTAATCAGGGATTAGGGATTCACGGTCGATATATTATTGGATGCGGGTCCCCCcttcttattttaattcaacAACTGGCGGACGCGTGTCCCTTCACTTGCTGAATCATCCACTCCGATGTCCTTCATAGGGTATTGGATGAatgttttctttgtttttagcGGAATTTCAATCCTATGTGCAAAATaagatagaaaaagaaatatgataaaagcAAGAGTTGAAAGTAATATTTCCTTATACAAAAGAgggataaaaatataaaaggcaaaaattactatttttctctacatttcttttcctttttcttaaatacaataaaatgaaaaaaattgtgtaccgatattaaaaatatatacacatGCTCTATTGATATTCTAAAAATGTAGGGATAAATTATCCActtagatttatatatatatataaaataaaaattatattcttttgataaaaaataaattaaattatttttctcttacccaaacaaataaaaacaaaatagaagattgttctttttaaattttctctctttgtattctttcttctcatttttcaaacaaaataattaatctaagatagatgtattaattaaataagactattgttctttttttaaacaacatctacttaaatggtacataagactaatttatttattatttccattttaaaaaaaattgtgagtttgatttggataTCTATTTTTAAGCTAGtcttattttactattaaattgaaaatattaattaaaatagactactttaaatttttcatgttATATgaaatagtttaattaatccatttcttttagagattttttaaataaaattaaataaaattgtgcAAAAATGTTCTAAAAACTTTGACTATTCTGGTCAAGAGAGCAAAAAATGGTTCTAATTCTGTAattaatattcagccttctAATGGGGACGGaatgggaaaaagaaaaaggtcaCAATCAACGAGGAAATTTCCCCATGCCATCATTTGATAGAAAAGAACAAAGCAAGTAGGAAGAGATGAGAAGCCAGAATGACGTGTCAACAATGGTTTGATTGGTCGTGCTTTCAAGAGTCATTATCCTCTACGTGAGCACTTTCATACATAAAAGGGTCTAGAGCCGTCGGATTATTTTAACGTCAACATTGGCTATTAATAAAGGATCCCACACATATTCTTTCCagataaatgaaattaaattacttaatttctttcttgtgCTAAGACTTGTTACCTATACAATgtgttgaattttttattttttttttcagaatgtgtttgaatttttaatataacatATGTAATGAAAGTTAAAGTGTTGGCCATAGAgccatttgattaaatttttaattatatgaattaaaaagattttgaattttatttatatcttttccatatcaaacttcatttgatgtaCAAACACTATGAAGTCTTCATTTTATTATGTGGTCATAGAAATAAATAGtggaaaaaattaagaaaatcagCAAAGGCATCTTCATAAGATTAATATAAACTTATAGCTAGTTGTTCCAGTAAATGAAATATATGTAAATTGAAAGCTCAAGTATCAACTACTTTCTTccattaatatttaatgtaaTCCCCTTactattctattaataaagaagttgtttcaaattattatttttttttagattttattcattagtttatgatattaataattcttatataaatatatctgtAAGGGTTTTGCCCGGCACACTTTATATTAACTCTctcactatatatatataatcgaAATTTTTGATTAATGGAGGAACAATATCACCATTTTTGTTCAATAAGATCCTGCTACTAAGTGAAGACTTTCTACTTCATTTAATAAGGGAAGGGGGGAGTATATCCTTTCTATGGTGAagaatttctcaaataaatctttttaaattaaattaaccaACTATAATTACTTGTTCATGCTATTTCCTTAACAAACTAAACAAGCTATAATTGTGTATTTGTGTTCGCTTCTAAAAATCtcatttaactaaattaagaaaataaaaacttggaataaaattaataagaaagtaaaaaaaaaaattacgaAAAATATTAGCTTCATGGTCAATATAGAGTCAATTGATGGATTAAAGTTTATAAACTTTAATAGCCTGGGAGCTAAAATTAAGAACCTTTATTACGgtgattttattgaaaatttataaagacTACCTATGATTATTCCTTTGTCTTGTGTAGACGAAGAATAACCTAATTGTAATACCTAAAAGGAAAGAAACTGTTAAAATTAtcctaatttaatttagaaaaacttTCACTAAACTACCATGTggtttaatgtatttttattttaaaatatgtggTTTACTTTTTTCCACTTTAATAACTTGTAAATATGATCATTAGTAAATAACGGTTAAATTGTATAACACTGTTAGCAAGTGCTGACGTGGTAGTTGAAATAACAGTAGCTATTATGTACCACGTCAGAATCTCTTAACAATATTATAcaatttaattgttatttgcCAATGGTTATATTCACAggatactaaaatatatatataaaaaattatagattttaaaataaaaatacattagaCTACAAGCTAGTTTAatgaaattttcatttaatttatttagtacTAATCTTCTAAAATTAAGAGATCCATTTATTCTTAAAGTCAAGTCAAGCCCTATATATGAGCCCAAACTATCATAACCATTCATGCATTAGCTCTTTTGCATTagctctttttctttgagaataaaataatattttttaaaattctatttcaaGAATTTAATTCCTTTTTATCTGGAATCaccatattaatattataagttcaacaagttttattaaataatcataaacattttaagatttgagaaataaaactaaggatttatttaaagaaaaaacacacacagagaaaaattataaacaccGAAGAcattatggaattatttagTAGTGGAAAATTTAACCTGTTttctagaaaattaatttaagaaaattagaagATAGAATTTAGTgtttagttaaaaaaattaaaaaataaaattgaaaaagtatttttcaaattctctataTTTATACTGTTAATGAAAAAgctatctttattagtttttcaaatttattttaaaatacaaagCAACGGAACAAAGTGGAAAATACGCTTTTTTACTTTGGCGTCAATTATTTGCAATTGATAGTTTAAAATGGTTGGGCcttttctgaaaaaaaaaaaccctatttTTAGTTGCAAACAGTTTAATAGGCCGAAGAAAACTGCATTAGAGCCCAAATGATTCCGTATATAACAGAAGCCCAAATGAGCAAAAGGGAAAGAATAGAAACCCCTTGTGCAGCAAAAGGTTGGAGAAGAAAGTTAGGGTTCAGTTGATATTCTAGAATGATCTACGACGTTAACTCTCCTCTCTTCCGTTCATTCCTCAGCCAAAAGGGTGGCTCCTCTGATAAGAGGTACTgaaaaatctattatttctagtttttgtttttgtttatttatttatttaaattttgatgatTATTTCAAGGCAATCTTTGGCTGCTGATTTTAAACGACCTGATTTTACCTTATGTTCATTTGGTGTATTTATGTTGAATACTTGAGTAAGGAAAAGCTGCAAATAAGATTTACAAATTCAAAATGttggaaaataaatttggaACATAGCCTtgaaatttgtaaaatatggAATCAGCTTTTTGGAATtgcattttctcaaattttatgagtttaaaCTTGATATGCCCATCATTCAGTTGGAAAAGGCTTACTGTTCAATatgaaattgaattgattcatTTTATTGGGGATATTGTGCAATTTGAGCTTGCCTTTTCCAGTGTTTTTGTTTGGACCTTAGAACAGAAAATCGTGAAATACCTGCATTTTTTTGGGTTAAATCTGATACCATATGGCGGTAAACCAGTTTTCCCAATCTGCAATGTATTCTATATTATTTCATGGGGACTAAATTACTGATATGAGCCTTGGAATATCTACTAAAGGATAACCCTTACAGATTTCTTATGAGTCTATGGGGACTAAATTACTGATGTAACCTGCATTGGGTATTTCAGGAAAATGGAGGAACAGAAGCCAAAGGAACAGAGACCCAAAGCGAACGAGAATAAGCCTGTTATGACAGAGTAAAGCTGTTATGATGTAGTGACAGCTGCCATGTGCTAGAGGGTTCAAAAGTGCTATTATAAAATGTTGGGATTTTTGTTATGACTGATATGAATTGGATATTTTTCTGGACCAAAGTTTTTCACTTTGTAATGAATGCTTGTTTGgatataattttgttaatttgagtttgtGATGGGCATATTGTTTTCTGAAACTGTTGTGCAACGAGTTTATTATCATAGCATCTGCGAACAGGGTATGAGGGATGCAGTATTGAGTTTGAAGTTTGGTTGCCTTAAACTGAGATTGTATACTTGATGGTGATTGTGAAATTCAATGCCAGCCAATGTATTGCCAAG
The sequence above is drawn from the Ricinus communis isolate WT05 ecotype wild-type chromosome 7, ASM1957865v1, whole genome shotgun sequence genome and encodes:
- the LOC107262324 gene encoding wound-induced basic protein codes for the protein MIYDVNSPLFRSFLSQKGGSSDKRKMEEQKPKEQRPKANENKPVMTE